In Rutidosis leptorrhynchoides isolate AG116_Rl617_1_P2 chromosome 2, CSIRO_AGI_Rlap_v1, whole genome shotgun sequence, one genomic interval encodes:
- the LOC139889103 gene encoding uncharacterized protein, protein MVNNGSYTQQVNHNSTTINNTTTSSKTFTFFPMICRLSLSDVVSKPIKLTDLSSSSSSSPDPSSPKISCIGQIKRRSTTATTNYHHTSTRLAGKSANYTKLRKLFSGKNLISPLIETSTIRNHNRNRSCSRICNGDVTKLIDTKKEINIVISIEDLDPPLPVVKIINRADDRFNVNLGQRRGIELKTLQIQPFQLSTAHS, encoded by the coding sequence atggtaaacaacggatCATACACTCAACAAGTCAACCACAATTCAACAACAATCAATAATACCACCACCAGTTCAAAAACCTTCACCTTCTTCCCAATGATCTGCCGTTTGTCACTAAGCGACGTCGTCTCAAAACCTATCAAACTAACCgatctctcatcatcatcatcatcttcaccagATCCTTCATCGCCAAAAATCAGCTGCATTGGTCAAATCAAACGACGATCCACCACCGCCACCACAAACTACCACCACACCTCCACTAGACTCGCCGGTAAATCCGCTAATTACACGAAGCTTCGTAAACTATTCTCCGGTAAAAACCTAATTTCTCCACTGATTGAAACCTCTACAATCAGAAATCACAATCGAAATCGTAGTTGCAGTCGAATCTGCAATGGTGATGTTACGAAACTGATTGATACGAAGAAGGAAATTAATATTGTGATTAGTATTGAAGATCTAGATCCGCCATTACCTGTGGTTAAAATAATTAACCGTGCAGATGATAGATTCAACGTGAATTTAGGTCAGCGACGTGGAATTGAATTAAAAACTCTGCAAATTCAGCCGTTTCAGTTATCTACAGCTCACTCATAA